From [Flavobacterium] thermophilum:
GCCGTCAAACATATTGTAGATGATGGCCTGAACGGCATCGCTGACTCGAGTCTGGCACTGTGGATCAACGGGAACGAGATGGTCAATCAATTGGGGCAGGCCCAGTTTCTTGAATAGGGCACTTATTATATTCAAATAATCATTACGATAGACCTTTTTGACTTGAACGTTCATGAGAGAAAAACTCCTTCACTTTCCTTGTGTGTCAAGGATTCATTCGACATCGGAACGAAAAAATCCTCCCGATTTTCGTTGGGAGGGTGCGAAATGTGAGTATTACCATAAAAGTAACAAAATTTTGATAGAAAAAACAAACAAAAAAATAGAGGAAATAAACAGACAATATCGAAAGAGATAGAGGAAAGCACAATGTCCTATTCTTGGGGATGGTTGATCTTTTCAATCTTCTTTTTTACATTCATGCTGTATATTATCATTGAAACCGCCGTCCGACGAGCGATTGACAGCTCAACATTAGCAAGAACGCATCAAAAAACCGTTGGAAGATAGAAAAAGAAGGAATGACAGCCGACATTAAAGGAGTGACACGCATCGTTAAGAGGAGTAGATAAGGAAGCAGAAAAGCTGTTCAAATAATCCATTATTCGCAGAGAGAATATGCCTTGAAGGAATGTCTTTTCTAAAAGAGCAGGAAAAGAAGCAACCCAAGCAAAAATAGAAGGTCACCATTGCAACACAACGAAGAGCGCCCTCCACTGGCGCCCTTCCTCATTTCTATAGCAAATTGAGCAACGCCTTTTTGTTCGCTTGCACTTGGTTGTTCAACGCCTTGACTTTTTCTTTTACCTTCTGAATGTTTGCGTTGTTGGCGCCGACTTTCTTTTCAAGGGCGCGAATGTCATTCGTCACCGCCCGCAGCGGGTTGGACAGCGCGATGAGCTGGCCGATGAGGCCATCAGCGACAAACACCAATCGTTTTGTTTATTTTGATCGCTTGTTCAGTTGTCGGTTTGATTTCAACAAAATAAGCTTTTTTCATAACGGATCTTCCTTGCGGCTCTCTGCCTCTATCGAGCTTTCGCAACTTTTGAGAAGCAACGGATGCCCCTCCGTTAAAAGGAAATCTCTATTTTTCCTTCTTCAATCCATTTTGCCAAATTGGCATTTTTAATTTCTGTATGGAATGACTGTCCATCTAACGAATAAAGTAACTATTCAGCCACATCATAAAGTGAGCTGAATATTTTCTTCTTTCCTTGTCTATGATGTGAATATTGATAGACAAGGAGGTGAATCACATGTTGACGGTACAACAAGCTGTATTTACAGTTGAGGGCTTAATCGGCAAAGTTCAACAACAAAAACAGCTCATTCATCAACTCATTCAAGAAAATGAACATTTGCGTCACGAAAACAAACAACTACGCAAAGAAAATGAACAACTGAAGTACCGTGTTCAAGAGCTGGAAGCACGCACGAAAAAAAACAGCTCCAATAGCCATTTGCCCCCATCTTCTGACCGTTTTGAGAAAAAGCGTTCCTCCCGCGAGCCGTCTGGCAAAAAGCCTGGTGGGCAAGAGGGACATGAGGGGAAGACGCTCCGTCAAGTGGAACATCCACATCATCGTGTCGTCCACCGTGTGCATACGTGTCAAGGATGTGGAGCTTCTTTGCGTGAAGTCAAACCGTTCAAAGTCGATATCCGTCAAGTGTTTGATGTCCCTCCTGCGGCGATCGAGGTGACACAACATGAACGTGAAGTGAAATCGTGTCCACATTGTCGATGCGTGCAACAAGCCGAATTCCCATCCCATGTCACGAATCATGTGCAATACGGTCCACGGCTCACGGCGCTCGTTGTTTATTTACATCATATCCAATTGATCCCGTACAAGCGTTTAAGTGATACAATCGAAGCGTTAGTTTAAGTGATACAATCGAAGCGTTATATCAACACTCGATTAGTACGGGAACTCTTGCCAATATGGTGAAACGAGGACGCGAAGCGCTGGAATCAAATATGGACATCATCGAAGACGCCTTACTTGAATCCAACATCCTGCATGTCGATGAAACGAGTTTGCGCATCAATGGGAAACTCGCATGGGTGCATGTCGCGTGTACATCGGGATATACATACTTGGCTCCTCACGCTTCTCGTGGAAAAAAAGCGACCGATGATATTGGGATTCTTCCCCGATATGAAGGGACGATGATGCACGATGCGTTCGGTACGTATCCGAGATACACGAAAGCCACCCATGCCCTTTGTCATGCCCACCATTTGCGTGAGTTAAAAGGATTCATCGAACAGGGGCATACGTGGGCGATGCGCATGACCACGTTTCTGTTAGCCGCCAAGCAAGCCGTCGAAGCCCATCACGGTGCACTTTCCGAAGAAGAAGCGAGACGGTGGGAACGAGTGTATGATCGCATCCTAGAAAGAGCACAACACCGATTAGAAACGATGACGCCTCTTCCGAAAAAAGCACTCGCTTTTGTTCGACGCCTTCAAAAACGAAAGGAAGAAGCGCTGCGTTTCTTACGTGAAGTACATGTTCCCTTTGACAACAACCAAGCCGAACGCGATCTTCGCATGGTTAAAGTCAAAGAGAACATTTCGGGTACGTTTCGCGAAGAAACATTCGCGCAGTCGTTTTGCATCGCAAGAAGCATCGTTTCCACACTGACGAAACACGAAAAAAACGTGTGGGATTCGTTATGTCTTCTGTTGGCAGGCGAAACGATCGATCGAGTTCTTTCCGCTACCTAGGGCATTTTCTATGACCGAAATGCCCTATTTGTGCTGGGCTTTTTTATACACTAGCACTGGGGTGAATAGTTACCGAATAAATGACCTTCCTCGACTCGTTTCGACCGCTGCTGTGCACAAAAGCATAGATTTCTTCGGAGCTTAATTTCGTATTTTGAATGGATAATTGTAGAATACGGTCATAAGACAGCAGGATGTATTGCTGTTTAAATCCTAAAAAATCATCGATACCTAATATTCCAAGTGAACTACCCCCACTTAATTTTCTAGCGAAAATTTGAAGTGGGGGCTTCCAAAGAAGTTTGACTGCTTCAAGCAATCCTTATTCTTTGAGGCGTGTCCACTTCGCCGCTAGAGCATAAGACACTCAGGTCTACAGCTTTACTTTTCTTTAAGATGTTTAATGCGCCATTGACATCAGCATTAATTAGTTTGCCAGACTTTGTTCGATACAAGCCGCGCTTAATACGTTTGCCGCTGAACTTATATTCTTTTGGATTGTCGGCATTATATTCAGGAATCTCATCGCCGTCAAAAAAGCTGGCTTGAGACGTATAGGATTCTTCCTGTTTCAAGAATTCAATGCCGTAAAATTCACAAAGATATTCTAGTTTTTCTTTTATGTTACCGAGAGGAATATTGACAAAGTTTTGATTTGTCTTTTTTCCTAGATTCATATTGCGTTGCCATGTTTCCGCATAGCCAATGACAAGTTTGCCAATTTGATTTTCAATACAGTAGTTAATGATGTAACGGCAAGTCTTGTTGATATAATCATTCACTTTATTATTGCGATTCATAGCAAGCAAAGCCTGTTTACGAGTGGTGCCTTTGATTTTTTGCTTATCTTTTATGCTTTGAAGTCTGGCATTTTCTTTGTTAAACCATTGATTTATACTTTTTAATCTCCGCCCATCAATGATGAATGATCTGCCGTCTGATGTGACACAAGTGGCAAGATTGTTTAATCCTAAATCAATTGCCAGTGCTTTTTGGTCATTTAATTCTCTTTGATCTTCAGGCATTTCATATTTGTACTGAATCTCAAAGAACCTGGCATGATGCTTAGGAATGATTTCAATCTGCTTAATCTTTTTGTCCAGTAACACAGGCGGAATCGTTATCGTGATAGGCTTGTGAGTCTTTTTAAATAGGCGAGAATACGGTATCGTGAATTTGTTGCCGTCTATACGAATCTGGCCAATGATCAGTGAATGAAAGCCATCTTTTTTAAGATATTTTGGAATACTGATAGCCTTGTAGTCATATTTTCCTTGTTTGGCAAGACTGATCAAACCAAAGAAAGATTTAAAGGCTTCATTAACCTTTTTTAAAATTTGCTGTGCCATGTTGCTGTTTAACAGCTTATAGTTTTCGTTAGTTTTTGCAAGATGATAATTTTTCTCATAATTAAGAAATTCCTTGTGTTCAAAATAGTATTGTCTGACATTGTACAATCCGACGTTGTACATGTTCTTGGCAATATGGCACAGTTCTCGAAGAGTCAAGTATTCTTCTTTGGTCAAACCATTTAGCTGTTGTTTGATACAAAAATACATTTTTTCACCTCCCATCTAACTATATGATACTATATTTTACTGAATCTATCCTATTTTCAGCAAAATATAGTTAAGGCGATTCATCTCCCACTTACTCCGCTTCGCTTCGTTGAAGTGGGAGTCTTCTCGCCTAATTAAGATAAACTTTCGTTATTTACAAAAGTATTATACATCGTATATACACCTTTGCCGTCATCACTACATATATAGGCAGGACCGTAGTACTGATGAACAAGCAATAATGAGAAAAAACAAATAAAGCGCTCTCCTGCATTATTTCCGTTATGTAAAATGATTTGTCTCAATTTTGGAAGATCCGAAATGGAGGATAATTCACATCGTTCCAGGTTATGAATAATATCTCTATTGACTCTGAAAGCTTGCAAAGCTAGTTGTTTCATCACATCCAATATGCGTTGCTTTTTCGTCATTCCTTTCTCTAATAAGTGATAAATGGTTTGCATCGATAGAATATACAGCTGTTTCTTCTCCGATAATTGTTTGAAAAGCTCAAAGTAATAATCATTATACCGTTCCTTTGTGGGTATATTCCTACAAGACTCTTCTAACACTGCATCAGGAATAAGAAAAATCGGAGACTGATGAAATGCCTGCAGCAAAAGCGGCAAATTTGATATTTGTTTTCTGAATTTCGTTAAGATCATATTATCTAACATATAAAATGCTTGATGTTCATTTAGTGACTGGTACAGTTGGACCGTATTATCTGAAATAAACGGGCGAACGGATTCTAAAACAGGGGAATCGAGGACCTTCATCCTTTCGTCCCCCTTTGATCATGCACTGACGCCAACACTTGTTCATATAGCTTATCATAAAATTTTTTAATCGATTGAAGATCCTCCTCATACATCAATCCTTTTGCCTTTTCATATAATTCATCAAACCCGCTGATGTTTATCGTATAACTAGGCTCGAACAATGATTTGTCTATATCATGGGGAATACGATTTCTATAATCATAGTCCAATGCATCTTTTGCTTCGTTAATCGTGATCAATTCGTTTTGAGCAAGTTTCACAACTAACGCTTTGTACGGGATCTGGAAGACACTGATTAATCGCATAATTTTTTGGGAGAGAGATTGTTTCATGTGAGCGGTCTCCAAAAATCGAAAACTTCTTTCCAACACAAAATCATTAATTAAAAATTCGGCAGCAAAGAGATTAGGAAGCCGCTCTTTTTCATCATAAATATGATCAATCATGATAAAATTTTGGTCAGGGTTCTTAATTTTCTCCTTGTCAAAAAAGAAATGATAAAACTCGTGCGCCCACATGAAATTTTCATATATTCTCGGCTGTGCGGTATTAATATGGACATAATAATCACCGTTATAGTAATACACAAGCCCACCATAGTCAGCATGTTGAATCGGAAACTGCAATACATTTGCATGCTCGTAAAGATAAGTTTTTATAAAATCAAGCGGCTTTACATGAGCAAGAGGATCTCCGAGGGAGTAAATACGGTCCATTGCCCTTTTCATTTTCGGCAAATGTGTTTTGTTATGCTCTAGAATCATTTCAAGATTGTCTTTTGCAATCAATGGACTACCCCCTTGGATGTTCGGAATTTGTCACTGATTTTAACACATCGATCAGTTCAACAAATTCGCTGAAAAGATGCATGCCCTTTTTGAATTCTTCGTCCTCTGCACCGTGAAACGAAAGGGCCACATAATTCATAAATGAATCAGATCGGCTGCGGCCAAACGTTTTTCCATTTAACTCCATATCTGCCTTGTAAAAAAAGAACGGATCGTTAATGCGGAACAGCTTATTGATCTTTGCAACATACTCCTCCACATTTCCTTCGCCTTTCAAGAAATTATAATAAGCTGTCTTCTTAATACCAGTGCGTTCCATCACCCATGAATGTTTAATGCCTTTCCCTTCTATATATTTTTTGACATTCTGACCTACAATTTTGTTTGTATTTACCATACACTTCACCTCCCGTATATCTAAAATGACGAATCCAACCTTGAACATCCCTGCGATGCTCAATGGGATGATCCGTGTGGAGTTTTCATCAAACTTTTGACCTTTTGCTTCTACAATCAATTATAAACTGAGAACAATTGATTTTCCATGTATTTTTCCTCAAAAAGCGGAATATATGATTAGTTTATGTCAAAAATCATGCAAAAGTTCTTGATTAAATTCATTTTTTCCTTAAAAACGGGAATAAGGACGTCCTTCCGTTAATGCAAAAAGGCGCCCCAACGTTTGGGACGCCTTCTCCCTTGATTTCTACAGCAACTGAAGCAACGCCTTTTTGTTCGCTTGCACTTGGTCGTTCAACGCCTTGACTTTTTCTTTTACCTTCTGAATGTTTGCGTTGTTGGCGCCGACTTTCTTTTCAAGGGCGCGAATCTAGTTCACCATTAAATCCCTAGTTGAAGTTCGTGTACAGTATATTTGCTTTTTGTCACAACTCCCGGGCTCCGCAATGTTTCATGCACCTTCTCATTATACAACCGAACGTTTTCATTGATGATCTTCCACTCCACCGATCGCTGGTGGCAAAACCCATCGATATCATTGTCGAGATGTTTCACATAGCGATAGGGGCCAATGATGCCGATGCTGAGCCATGCGCCATGGCGAACCAACACGACATCCCCTTGTTCCATCGTATGGACAAACGCCCAGATTGCGCCAAGAGCGTTGCCAAGCTTCGCCCCCGAATAATGGTACACGTTGCGCAATCGCTCTCTCAGCTCATCTTTGCTTATGCCGTCTAAATTGCCGATCAGCGGCCAGCCAATCCCTATGACTTGATCGCGAATGAATTCGTCGTACCGCTGAAACCCATGCGGTTTCGTTTTCATTTGAAATACATGCGCCATTTCCAATCCCCCGTTTCCCTTTCAACCTCCGCCTTAGCCACACCGTCCCATCCATCAAAAAGCGACAGGCGCGTAACCACTTCAACTTCTTGCATGCTTCTTAAGAACGGCGGTAATCGCCTCAATCGTTTCTTTGGCGCCATCCGTCAACGCTTCAAACTTAAAGGCAATCGACTGAGCGTTTGGATTGATGGACGGGCCTGCGTTTCGATCTCTGCGAAACGCTGTGATCGCCTCCAAGTCTCGTTTGAGGCCATCCGGAAGCAGCGCTCGCTCGAACCTCCAGCTGACAATGTAAGGCTCTTTCATTGCGTAATCGTTGCTTCCTTCATATTGTATAGCCCCGATGCGCTTCTTCCCTTTCTCGGAAGCGGCATCATTCATAAACAACTGCACGGTTTGCTTTGCATGGCCATCACATACATGCAAGCCTGCTTCCATCGATTTGTTTGCGATGAAATGGAAAATGGGTGCAATGGCAAAGCGGTACTCAAACATCTTCACCTTTTCTCCCCCCTTTTTTGTCATATTTGCAACAGGCTCATCTGCCCCCAACAAAATGACGAGCAATCTCCGTTCATGCATCATTAAGGATTCTTTCAACAAAAACAAGCAAACTCCTGCATATGAATGAAAAAAAATAGAGGCCCAACCAATGTTTCTCTGTTTCGATTAATCCTCGAGTGGATCCTTCCTGCCTCCACGAGCCTTTTTGTCACTTCAATGTCTTCCCTCGACGGCTCGCAATGACCGCTCGGATGGTTATGGGCAACGATGATGGAAGCCGAATTGGAGAGAATGGCAGCCTTCATCACCTCCCTCGGATGCACGATACTAGCGTTCAGGCTTCCGACATGGCAAACGTTGATGGCAGTCGGCTGGTTTTTCGTGTCAAGGCAGACAACGACAAACTTCTCACGGTCTGCTTCCACAAGAAACGGCTTCAACAGCCTGTACGCATCTTCCGGAGATTTGATTTGACGCTCCTTGTACAGCACGCTAGACTCACGAACAAGCTTCAGGCTGACAATGTTGACACGCTTCGCTGGCTACTTGGAAGACACCTCCCTTTCTAGCAACTCTAGCTGTTGGTGATTGATGGTTTGATACTTGCTCATCCTTTTCCCTCCTAAAACAAAAATAGCCCCAATTCCCCGAAAGGAATTGAGGCACCATGACTGTAGGTTCAAAATCATAATATATATTTGAAATCAAGCTTAATACAGATTCGGGCAAAAAGAAAAGCCCCGCAGAGATTTCTCTCCGCAGAGCTTTTCAACATTTCAAATGGTGACAAAGGCACCAGTTCTTAATTAGTTAGTAGTAAAGTTAGTTACAGGAATTGGTGTAGTGATTTCTGTCAAAGGATTATCTGCTTTATCTGTTGTCGAGTCAAGGTTCGTTTGTGCGTCAGTATCTAATGTAAACCCAAGAGTACGGTCCGCATTACCAAGGCTAGTTACAGGAATTTCAGCAGAAAGTCCGTCTGCAGAAAGCACAGCAGTTCCTAAAGTAATTCCTGTTGCAGCAGTAGATGCATTTGCTTTACCTGCAAGGACAAAGTCTGCTGCATTAACAACTTTCATAGCTTCAGAGAACTTCACAATAAGTTTGTAACCATTTGTAGCATTACCAGTAATATACGCTTCTTTAACGACAGGCTTAGTAGCATCTACAACGGCAACTGGAAGGCTAGTTAATGGTAAAATAGCCCCGGCAGCGTTTTTAACACCGCCAACAGAAATTGTTGCAGTACCACCATTACCGAATGCTGCATATGGACCAACTAAGTCCTTAGCATCAACTTCTGAAAGGTCAATTGTAACTGTATCTACAACAACTGTGTCTGACTTATCTCCATCTTTGTTTAAGTCAGCACCAACTGTTGCTTCGGAGACAGATTGGTCATTGTTGAATGTAACTTTTGCCTTAGCTGGAAGAGCAGCTCCATTGATTGAGTAAAGTGCCTTATTGTCTGCACCATCAACGTATAGGTTACCTGTAGCACGGTTGACTCCAGCTAGAACATCATTCTTATCGAAAGTTACAGTAACTGTCCTAGCTGCAGAAGTTACACCAGCAGATTGGATATATGCTGAAAGTGGTGCAACTGGAGTAACAACTTCTTTATCATTAGTGATAGTTAAGACTTGTGCATCATTAGTGTTAGATGAATCATCAGAAACTCCATTAACTTTCAATACTAAGCTATAGCTTCCATTTTTCAATGAGCCTGCAAGAGCAAGCTTATATTTATTCGTTCCAGCAACAGGAGTTACACCAGAAACTGTTGTCGCAGATGTACCATCTTGTTTGTTTACAAAGAAGTCTCCAGCTTCAACACCTGTTACAGCTTCTGAGAATTCTACCTCGATTTCATTAGCAGCTGTAAATTTAGCTTCTTTGATAGCTGGTTTCACAGTGTCACGAACAAGTGTTACTTGTGAAGTTTTAGTGTCAACCACATTACCAAGTTTATCTTGAAGAGCTTGTACAGTAACATCAAGTGTTGCAGAGTTTACAGTAGCATCTGCAAATGGAAGTGCAGCAAGCTCAACAACAAGTGTACGTTTATCATCTTTGAATGATGGAAGAGCTTTAAGTGCTACAGCATTACCTTTAGCATCTTTAACTTTGATTGAATCAACTGCTACAGCAGTGTTCATTTCTTTATCAAACTTGATTTCGAATGTCTTAGGACCAACTGCGTTAATAACGAAGTTTGGTTTTACAGCATCTTTCGTAACTACGATAGAAGCACGTTCTGGTGTTCCACCTTTGTTACCAGCAAGGTCAGTTAATCCGTAAACTTCAACTTCATATGATTTACCAACTTCAAGTTCTTTACCAGAAACAGTGTAAGTGAAATCGTCAACTTTAGCAGCACCTAGGATAGAATCTCCAACTTTAATAGTTGTGAATGAAACTGGCTCTGAGAATTTAAGTGTAAATGAATTAACTTTATCATCTTTTGTTACTGCAGATGCAGAAACAATCTTAGGAGCTACTGTATCTTCAACTGTAACATCTTTAAGGAATGAAGGAACTTTTTCACCGTTTACAGTTTCTAATTTAACACCTGTTACACGGTATTCTGCTTTTTGCTCAAGAGCAGATGAAAGTGTAATAATTACAGTTTTTCCATCTTCTGAAAGCCCTACTGAAGTGATTGTAGCGTCAGCATCTGTTGCAGATTTTGTAACTTTAAAGTTAGCTGCAACTACAGTATCTTTTTTAAGAGCTTTGTTAAATTTTACTTCAACTTGTTTAAGGT
This genomic window contains:
- a CDS encoding Transposase and inactivated derivatives; this translates as MVKRGREALESNMDIIEDALLESNILHVDETSLRINGKLAWVHVACTSGYTYLAPHASRGKKATDDIGILPRYEGTMMHDAFGTYPRYTKATHALCHAHHLRELKGFIEQGHTWAMRMTTFLLAAKQAVEAHHGALSEEEARRWERVYDRILERAQHRLETMTPLPKKALAFVRRLQKRKEEALRFLREVHVPFDNNQAERDLRMVKVKENISGTFREETFAQSFCIARSIVSTLTKHEKNVWDSLCLLLAGETIDRVLSAT
- a CDS encoding Transposase and inactivated derivatives, whose amino-acid sequence is MLTVQQAVFTVEGLIGKVQQQKQLIHQLIQENEHLRHENKQLRKENEQLKYRVQELEARTKKNSSNSHLPPSSDRFEKKRSSREPSGKKPGGQEGHEGKTLRQVEHPHHRVVHRVHTCQGCGASLREVKPFKVDIRQVFDVPPAAIEVTQHEREVKSCPHCRCVQQAEFPSHVTNHVQYGPRLTALVVYLHHIQLIPYKRLSDTIEALV
- a CDS encoding DNA repair protein RadC, with the protein product MLYKERQIKSPEDAYRLLKPFLVEADREKFVVVCLDTKNQPTAINVCHVGSLNASIVHPREVMKAAILSNSASIIVAHNHPSGHCEPSREDIEVTKRLVEAGRIHSRINRNRETLVGPLFFFIHMQEFACFC
- a CDS encoding transposase, IS605 OrfB family encodes the protein MYFCIKQQLNGLTKEEYLTLRELCHIAKNMYNVGLYNVRQYYFEHKEFLNYEKNYHLAKTNENYKLLNSNMAQQILKKVNEAFKSFFGLISLAKQGKYDYKAISIPKYLKKDGFHSLIIGQIRIDGNKFTIPYSRLFKKTHKPITITIPPVLLDKKIKQIEIIPKHHARFFEIQYKYEMPEDQRELNDQKALAIDLGLNNLATCVTSDGRSFIIDGRRLKSINQWFNKENARLQSIKDKQKIKGTTRKQALLAMNRNNKVNDYINKTCRYIINYCIENQIGKLVIGYAETWQRNMNLGKKTNQNFVNIPLGNIKEKLEYLCEFYGIEFLKQEESYTSQASFFDGDEIPEYNADNPKEYKFSGKRIKRGLYRTKSGKLINADVNGALNILKKSKAVDLSVLCSSGEVDTPQRIRIA
- a CDS encoding Outer cell wall protein precursor; its protein translation is MDKKKAVKLATASAVAASAFVAANPHTSQAATDVATVVSQAKAQFKAAYYAYSHTVTETGKLPNINDVYDAYNKAKKAYANAVAVVNKAGGAKKDAYLADLQATYETYVFKANPKSGEARVATYIDAYNYAVKLDGLRQDLAKAVEAKDLKKAEELYHKISYELRTRTVILDRVYGQTTRELLRSQFKDEAQKLRDSLIYDITVAMKAREAQDAVKAGNLDKAKAALDKVNQYVSKVTDAFKAELQKAAQDAKAAYEAALTPKVESVSAINLKQVEVKFNKALKKDTVVAANFKVTKSATDADATITSVGLSEDGKTVIITLSSALEQKAEYRVTGVKLETVNGEKVPSFLKDVTVEDTVAPKIVSASAVTKDDKVNSFTLKFSEPVSFTTIKVGDSILGAAKVDDFTYTVSGKELEVGKSYEVEVYGLTDLAGNKGGTPERASIVVTKDAVKPNFVINAVGPKTFEIKFDKEMNTAVAVDSIKVKDAKGNAVALKALPSFKDDKRTLVVELAALPFADATVNSATLDVTVQALQDKLGNVVDTKTSQVTLVRDTVKPAIKEAKFTAANEIEVEFSEAVTGVEAGDFFVNKQDGTSATTVSGVTPVAGTNKYKLALAGSLKNGSYSLVLKVNGVSDDSSNTNDAQVLTITNDKEVVTPVAPLSAYIQSAGVTSAARTVTVTFDKNDVLAGVNRATGNLYVDGADNKALYSINGAALPAKAKVTFNNDQSVSEATVGADLNKDGDKSDTVVVDTVTIDLSEVDAKDLVGPYAAFGNGGTATISVGGVKNAAGAILPLTSLPVAVVDATKPVVKEAYITGNATNGYKLIVKFSEAMKVVNAADFVLAGKANASTAATGITLGTAVLSADGLSAEIPVTSLGNADRTLGFTLDTDAQTNLDSTTDKADNPLTEITTPIPVTNFTTN
- a CDS encoding Domain of uncharacterised function (DUF955), whose product is MIAKDNLEMILEHNKTHLPKMKRAMDRIYSLGDPLAHVKPLDFIKTYLYEHANVLQFPIQHADYGGLVYYYNGDYYVHINTAQPRIYENFMWAHEFYHFFFDKEKIKNPDQNFIMIDHIYDEKERLPNLFAAEFLINDFVLERSFRFLETAHMKQSLSQKIMRLISVFQIPYKALVVKLAQNELITINEAKDALDYDYRNRIPHDIDKSLFEPSYTINISGFDELYEKAKGLMYEEDLQSIKKFYDKLYEQVLASVHDQRGTKG